The following is a genomic window from candidate division KSB1 bacterium.
CAGAGGCAGGTCGTACGACTCGCGTTCGTACTTTACATCCTGTCCGAAGTTGCGGAACGCGAAGGCGAGGATGAGTCCACGGAACCCAGTGTCGTAGGATGTTCCGAAATCGAGGGCGAAGACCGTACGCTTGGCATCGTGGGCATCCTGCTTCCAACTACCGTCTGGCCTCTGATAGGCGATGCGCGTCTTGACGCCCGTGCCTCCCAGTAGGTCCTCGTGGGCCACTTTAACCTGCCCGCCGATCGCGAAGCGGTCCGAGATCTGCCGGGCGTAGGCGAATCCGAACATGTACTGGCTTGGCTCCAGGGTTCCAATGTCGCCGTACCCGCCCAGTTTTCCGGCGTCGATTTCCGTAGCGGGAATCGGGTCGCCGTAATCGTAGTACATGAAGCTTGCCCCAACGACGCCCAGGGAGCCCAAATTCACAGCAGCGGCTCCCGCCATGATTTTGGTATCGATGAGCCAGTCCATATTGGAGACCATTACCGCGCGGCCGTTTACGTAAGCCAGCCCGGCCGGGTTGTAGAACAGGGTAGCGGGGTCACCGCGCAGGCCGAGAGCGGCATCGGCCATGCCCATCGAGCGGGCACCGGCTCCTAATCGCAGGAAAGGCATAGCGGCCTGTCCCGCGCGCTTCCAGTCAGCCAGATCATCGATCATCTGAATGATCTTCAGCTTCTGCGCCATCACGGGGCCTGCCAGGACGAGGCCCAGGCCCGTCAGCACAGCCGCTATAAGGATCGCCCGTCTCATCGCCTTTCTCCTCAGATTGGCCTACCTTACCACCGCCACAGTTGGCCAACGACGGGGGTAGAGCCATCGTCTTCCCGCCGCTCAGCGGATGATCACGAACTTCCCCTTGCCGACCTGGCCTTTCAACGGGCCCTCTGTCACCTCGATGGTGTAGAAGTACACACCGGAAGCGGTGTACTGGTTGTAGTCGGTGATGGAAGGCCACCACCGCTCCTCCGCCGAGCCGGAAGTGTGCTCCAGGGTCTTAATGTGATCGCCCACGGAGTTGTAAATGCGGATGATGCACTTGGGCGGCAGGTTGATGAAAGCAATCGTATTCTGCTCGCGCGCTCCGCCATCGAAGTTGAAGCCCGTGGTGTTGTGCGCTGCGTCCTCCTTGTAGGTGCCGCCGCGCACGTTGAACGGATTGGGCACCACCCGCACCATATCCAACCGGTTCAGCCCCGCCCGGAATGGGACCACGGCCTGATTGGTGCGATTGAAGTAGTGCGAGCTCTCCAGGCCGGAAGCGTCGACGGCCGTCACGTAGTAGTAGTACGAGAAGTTCGGGATGAGGCCCGTGTCCTCATAATGAGTCCCTGTACCTTCCCAGATCCGGTCGTAGACGCGGGTATTGTTCACACCGCCCGCTGCTCGGTACACCCGGTATTTGACAGCCCCTGCCACCGGGGTCCAGTCGATGAAAGCCTTTTCGGGACCGGAGCGCAATGTGATGCTCGGAGGATCTGGCGGGAAAGGCACGTTGAAGTTGGGAAAGCGGCTCCAAACTTGAGCCGCGCGATCCAGGGTCTCCCACAAGAGCTGCTTGCCGCCCTCGTAAATCTCCTGCTTAGCCGCCGCTGCGCTATACCCCTGGTTCTTGACCTTCCATCCCAACTCGATGGACCGAGCTTCGGGAATGTGAGCCGCCGCCATAGCGTAGACGATGTGGATGGACTCTCCGAAGCCGAGGTTGTAGGGCCCGAAGCCCAGCATCGGAGCGTACTTCGCCAACGGAGTCACTTCCTGGTAGGGATTCGCGGAGAAGCCCTCCATGTAAGGCGGCTTGCCATCTTGGCCGCTGAGGTAATTGTAAGCATCCGGCATCTTGTCGGGAGCCATGATGGGGACGAGGTGATCCTGGTACTTCACGTACCGGAACACCGCGGGCTGACCCGGATCATCGGTGGGACTTTGCGAGGTCGATACGTGCAGGATCCTATATCCGGTGATCGTGGTCGAGCAGTATTCGCCCGTGGGGATTTCCGCTGTGCCCTGGGGGCCGCCGCGCGGATCAAACTGGTCGTCGCCCGGGATATCGCCCGCATCGCCATCCCAGAACCACATGGTACGCGTGGTGGGATCGTAATCAAGCAGGTGGTCATGTTCGCCGTCGTAGATCTGCCCTGCGTACACGACCCAGTCTTCGTCGGGCATCAGCAGTTGCGCAAGGCCAATCCACAGATCCTGCAAGGTCTGTCCAGGCTTCTCAATGCCCGGCTTCGCCGCTGCACAGTCCCCGGTGTTCGTGATGGTCACGTCGCACAGGATGAAATTGGCATACTCGACATTGGTGAAAGCGTACCATTTTGCCTCGAAGGTGAGGCCGAGGGGGTGGGACCACTTGGCATGGAGCACACCGTCCGCCTTCAGGCTTGGATCCAGCGTGAACGTATTGGCCGGTTCGAAGGCGACGGGAATCTGGCTATTCCCGTCCACGGTGACGTCGGGTTTGCCCACCCTCCGGTAGTAGATCTTCGTACCGTCCCAATAGGGCTGGTCAATGAGCGAGTTCAAGCTAACGGGCCCATTGTCGGTGAGGAAGATCGGGTAGGTTTCGCCAGCCCGCAGCACTGCCTCGGCCCCTGCGTTCCACTGTCCCGCCGGGGGTGCGGTCCAGTTCTTGGCCCCAGCCCACCAGGAGACGTACCCACCCATGGGACGGCCGCCAAAGGCATCTACGTGTGTCTGGAAGTCTTTGTCGACGCCGTGATACCCAATGTCGGCTTGCTGGCCCGGGGGGATCCACTTTTCAAACGGCGTCAGGAAGTAGGCAGTCATCTGCCCGTCGCCCGCCCCCCAGGTGGCTCCCTGCTTGTCGAGGCACAGGTTCAGATAGTTCACCGTCATCACACGCCAGTCCTGAGCACCGGCCCTCGCCACGAAGCACAAGAGGGCCGCGATTCCCAGGGCAGCGATCCACGCTCTTCCCTTTCTCACGGCCGCACCTCCCTCGTTCGAAAATGCCAGCCTGCTTCCCTCAGGTCAGTGGCGGGATTCAGGGGCCGGCTTCTCAACCGGCCCCCTCCCCTCTCGGGTCAGATCAGAAGTAGAGTCGCAGGCCGAACCAGTAGTCGCGCGGCATCCCATAGAAGATGTAATAGCGCTGCGGCATGTACTTTTCGTCGACCTCGTCTCCCCATTTCTTGCCCTGCTTGAAGATCTGCTGGGCGTAGGCCAGGCGAGCCACTCTCTCGTTACCCCGGTCCTGGCGGCTCATAAGATCGCTCCACGAATCCACGTTTGTGTAGCGCAGGTTCTTGACGTTGAACAGGTTCCAGATCTCCATGTACAGGCCCGCATTGATCCCTGCCACCGTGAACCGCTTCTCCACGTGCAGATCGGTCCAGTTGTAGTCCTTGAAACGATGGTTGTAGACCCCGCGCAGGCTCGCCAGAGCGTCGGGGTTCCAGGTGTAGGGAGCACCCTGCCGCCAGGTATGGTAGACCGAGAAGAACCAGTTCCCGAGCGGCCGGCTGCCGAGGAACATGGGCCCAAAGCCGAACTCCGGTGGCAGGACAAGGGAGAGGCTGAACTTCGCTGCCCAGCTTCCGGGATACTGTACATTCACGTCGGGATTGGACACCGTGCGGAGGTAGCTCATGTAGGTCGGATCCGTGGCAGCCTGCCCGCTTTCCGGATCGTAGAGGTTGCTCCAGCCGTACCGGCTTACCTTCTCGCGATTGTACTCCACATTGGCGAAGCCCGTGATGTAGCGCCCGTACCGCTTGGCCACCTCGAACTCGATGCCCTTAATGTCGCGGGCGTTGGCATTAATGGCGTAATCGTGACTATGGCCGTCGCGCGCCCGCAAGCTGAGGTTATCCAGCTCGTCGGTCACGTCCTTGTAGTAGCTCCGCAACGTGATCACCCAGTCGCGGAAGAGGTTCTGCTCGTAGCCTGCTTCGAACTGGATGGTGCGCGGCATACGCAGCCAGGGGTTCCCCATCTCCTCCAGAGGCTCGTCGTAACCCAGCTGGACGCGGTACAAATACTCACGCGACGGCTTCTGGTAGAAGTGGCCATAGTTGAAATAGATCTTGCTTTGCGGCCCGATCGGATGCGAGACACCCAACCGGGGACTCACCCGCACCTGGAGCGGAGGATGCGTATCGGGTTTGAGCCCATAATAGTTCTTTCCGGCCTTGTCGGCCACCGGACCGTAGTTGAGATATTGGAGGTTCCAGTAGCTCGCGCCGCCCGGGTAGAAGATGTCGTTGCGATCGTACCAATTGTGGAATGGCTGGAAGGCATCCACGCGCAAACCGATGTTGAGGATCATGCCGCCGTACTCCATTCGGTCCCGTACGTAGGCGGCGCCATACCACTGGAACACGTGCACATCGTGGAAATTGGCCTGATCCCCGGGCGCTCCAGGCTCGTCGCCGGTGTTTGGTCTGAGATCGGGACCGTATTTGCGGAAAGCCTCATTCACCAGGTACAGGTAGTTCTCTGTGTAGCCGTTCTGTTCGAAGATGTCGTCGTACTGCCATTGGAAGCCCAGCTTGATCTGGTGGTTGTTCGTGATCTGGCTGGTCAAGTCTCCGGAGAGGAATACCGTTTTGTCGGTGCCGAGGTAGAGACCGCGACCATCGCCTTCGCCCCGCAGCCGGTAGAGATTGAGAATATCCCGGTCATCTCCCTTCTGGTACGCCCAGCCCTTGGGTGCCTCATCCAAGGTGACCGGGCCAATGGAGATCACCGCACCCAGATTGCGCTCGCGCAGGTTCGGGATCTTGAATTTGCGCGCCCGCGTGTACTGAGCCCGCACCTCGTAGAAGGTCTTGGGGCTCAGGGTATGCGTCCAGGTGGCTCCGAGGAAGTTGTAGTAGCGGCCCATCGGGACGATGCGCGAGTCGTGGGCGTACACAAACTCATTGCTGTTGTAGGCGCTGAAGATCCGCGCCACGCTACCCGACTGGGCGGTCCGATAGGGCTCATAATCGCCCCAGTGAACATCCCGGACGTCGGAGTACATGTCCTGCACCATCAGGCGCTTGTCCGCGCCAAACTGATGGATCAACTTCAAGGACGTGGTGCTGACTTCCATGTAGGGCATGGCCACGAAGAAGGGATACATCGTGTATTCGCGGCGGTGCGTGGCCACGAAGCTCATTCGGTCGTAGAAAGGTACCGGTCCGCCGATGGTGAGGTCAAAATTCCAGTCGGGATTGTAGCCGTAGTAGTTCAGCGGTCCACGGTGGATGGTCCAGCTATCGTAAAGGGCATCTACCGTGCCGAACTTCGCATCGTTGTACAGGACGTTGCCCTTGCCATCCTCCGAGCGATGCTGCCAGCGCCAGACCTGGAAGGCCTCCCAGGCCGAAAGCTTCTGGTTGTGGAACTTGTTCTTCGCGGCCCAAGCTTCCCAGCCGTCGAAGTCCGGCTTGCCGTTGCCGTCACGGTCGGCCGACGGCTTCCCGTCGTTCCAGGCGTAGCGCCCGTACTCCCACCAGTTCTTATCGCTGTAGATGTAGGGGCCGAAGTGTTTAAGTCCGGGGTGGTCGGGGTCGTCCCCGCCGATCAGCGGGCTGATTTGTCCTTCGAAGTTAACGAAGAATTTCCGGCCGGGCGTGCGGCTGACAACATTGACCACGCCGCCTCGGGCATCACCATACTCGGCGTCGAACGAGCCTGTCAGGAGCTGGATTTCCTGGACGTTGGTCTTGGGCAGATAGTCGAAGGGGCGCGTGTCTTGCTCGTCCTTGAGGTTCATGCCGTCGAGCACATAGGCGATCTCGCGCTCATCGCTGCGTCGGATGACCAAACCCTCCGCGTCAGCCGACACGCCCACCTGTGTGGTCAGCACCTGCTGCAGGTTGTAGGCGGTCGGCAGCTTCTGGACGATGTCGGCCGAGATGTTGGTCTGGGTGTAGGAGACATCCCTTCGCACAAGCTCCCGCTCGGCCGTCACCACCAGCGCCCGCTCCACCTCGATCACTGTGGCCTTCAACTGGAAATTGAGGGAGGTGGTGCGGTCCACAAACACCGGCACTTCGGTCTGCTCCACCGGTGTGTACCCAATCATTTGAGCGCGGACGGTGTACGTGCCGGGCGGCACTCCGATGATGAAGTAGAAGCCGTTCTCGTCGGTGGCCGCTCCCATCTGAGTGCCGACGATCACCACGTTCGCTCCCGGGAGCGGCTCACCGGTGTCCGCGTCCCTTACGGTGCCGGAGATCTTTCCCGTGGTTCCAGCCAGGAGCAGGGAACTCAGGCCCGCACAGGTCACCGCCACCGCAAGGGTCGAAAGCACCCTCAGCAGACGTTTGGCCGCCATCCTCGTTCCCTCCACCTTTGGTCACCGCAGCCGTCTTGCTCGAAAGCGCACAACTCCCCCTCCCTTTGCGCTCGCCAAGACGCCAGGGCACCACCTCCTTGCGCGTTGTGTGGCCTCAGCACAGACGGCTTCCTATTGACCGACTATCGCTGCTCCACACGACCTTCGGATGACCAGCTCCGTGGGGATTTTTACCGCGCGGGGTTGGGCGCTGGGGTTCTCCATGGCCTCGAAGAGCAACTCCACAGCCAGGCGACCCATTTCTTCCTTGTCGACGCGGACCGTTGTGAGGGGGGGATCCAGCAGCGCCGCTGTCTGGATGTCGTCGAAACCGACCACCGCCACATCGCCGGGGACCGATAGGCCCAGGTCCCGCGCAGCTTCGATGCCGCCCAAAGCCAGCAAATCTCCTGAATAGAAGATCGCCGTCGGACGATCGGGCTTCTCCAGCAGCTCTCGACTCGCGGAGCGGCCTTCCTCCTGCGAGTATGCCACCTCCACGCACCACTCCGGACGGACCGGCAGTCCGGCCATCTTCAGAGCCACTGCGTAGCCGCGGAAGCGCTCCTGGACGTGGTAGAAGGTCCGGCGTGTCCCCACAAAGGCGATGCGCTCATGCCCGAGGGACACAAGATGCTGCACGGCAGCCATGGCTCCGCCGAAATCGTCGGCGCACACGCTGGGTACCGGAGGATAATCCACACGATTGGCCAGGAGGACACAGGGGATGTGTTTTGCTTGGAGGGATTCGATCAGGGTCTGCCGGATCTCCGGACCGCCGAGCAACAGTCCGTCAACTTTCCGTTGCCGGACCACCATGGGTAGGTCTCCTTCGTCCAGCTGCTGCATCACGAGGATCAGGCTGTAGCCTCTCCTCGCAAGCTCCAGCTCTGCCCCCTTCGCCACGTAGTTGAAGAAGTCGTCGAAACGTGGCGGATGACCTACCACCAGGCCTACATTGGTCGTAACGTCGTTGACGAGCGCGCGAGCCGTGGAATTGGGAAAGTAATCCAGCTCCTCAATGGCCCGCAGTACCCGCTCGCGCGTTTCGGCCCTGACCGACGCATGCCCCCGGATCACTCGAGAAACCGTCATCTTCGAAACGCCGGCCCGCCGGGCGACATCCTCAATCGTCGCAAAGCGCGGACGCTCCCGGCTCATCCCGGCACTCCTCTCCCTCCTGCCTCCCACGTACCTCTTGCGCGGGCAAACGACGCATTCGCTCTCCGATCTGAACCGCGCCAATATAGATGGCGCCTGCCTCGTTGTCAAGAGGAAAATGCAATCGTCGTTTCGCGGCGATCGTCTCCTTGTACGTGGCGGCCTGGGACTCGTCCGACGTTCCTCTTCGCAGCTCCCGCGCCACCCCCGGTATCGGCCTTGCCTACTCAAGCTCGAGCGCTACGACGCTCTTGGGCGGCAACTCCACCGAAAGGTCCCGTCCCTCAAATTGCGCGCCTACGAAGTCGGACGGCTTCACGGCCTCCGGATTTTCGAAGGTGTTGTGAGCGTTCATGGCCTGGGCCGTAAGGATCCGTCCAGCCACGCGCTTGAACTCCCGACCGCGGAATTCCACCCGTAGCGTTCGCCCCTTGTGAGGATCGATGTTCACCAGCGTCAGGTGTACCTTGCCCGCCGCATCTTCGGAGGCGGCGGCACTGATCGCGGGAAGCTGCGATTCCCCGTAGCGGTAGACCCCCCCTTCCACGTTGATCGGCAATCGCTTGGCATCCTGGTGGACCGAGTACAGGTCGAACACGTGGTAGGTGGGGGTGAGCACCAGCTTGCCCCCTTCGGTCAGGACCACAGCCTGCAGCACGTTGACGGTCTGGGCGAGGTTGGCCATCCGCACTCGCTCGGCGTGCTTGATAAAGAGATTCAAGTGCAGGCCCGCCACAAGGGCATCGCGAAGCGTGTTCTGCTGATAAAGAAACGCAGGGTTGGTCCCGGGCTCGACCTCGTGCCAGGTGCCCCACTCTCCGACCATTAGGGCCACCCTTCTGCGCGGGTCGTAGTGATCCATGATGGTGGAGTGCCGGGTGAGAAGCTCATCCATTCGAAGCGCCCGCTCCATCAGCTCGAACCACTCTGCCTCGGTGAATTGCGTAGCGCTTCCCTTCTTCTCCCACGTCCCGTTCAGAGTGTAGTGATGGAAGTCCAGTGCTGCGATGTGGCGGCCCGCCTCACGCATCACGACTTCCGTCCACCGATAGTCCTCACTCCCCGGACCGACGGCGATCACAAACGGTTTGACCTCCGCCATGGGCCGCAGGAACGTGGCGTAGCGACGCAGGAGGTCACAGTAGTACTCCGGCGTCATGTTGCCGCCGCATCCCCACGACTCGTTGCCTACCCCCCAAAAGCGAACTCGGAAGGGCTCAGGATGCCCGTTCTTCTTGCGCAACTCGGCGAGGGTGCTGCCACCGGGGTGGTTTACGTACTCCCACCAATCGGCCATCTCCGCAACGGTGCCGCTGCCAAGGTTCCCCACAATCATGGGCTCTGCCCCCAGCCGCCGCACCAGCTCCATGTATTCGTGGGTGCCGAAGCTGTTGTCTTCCGTCACACCACCCCAGACTGCGTTGACCATCCGCGGACGCTGCGCGCGTGGCCCAATCCCATCCCGCCAGTGGTAGTAGTCGGCAAAGCACCCTCCCGGCCATCGCAAATTGGGGACTCGAATCCTCCGGAGCGCCTCGATGACCGGCTCGTTGAAACCCCAATTTCCGGACTTATCCTGGACCCAGAACCCACCGTAGATGCAGCGACCCAGGTGCTCAGCAAAATGGCCGAAAATGTGCCTGCTGATGGTGACATCGGCCTGGTCGGCCTGGACGACGATGCGCAGAACCTGTGGCTCCGGAGCGCTCTGACCGAACAGGCTTTCCGTGGCGGCCATGCCCACGAGAAGACTCAGGACCACAGCCATGCGTCCACGCATAGCTTCCTCCCTCATCTTGTGCGGAAACCTACACCAACCCGCTCGAGTCTTCGGCGTTGATCGAAAGGGCTCCCACACTGTGACGACGACAGAAGATAGAGTGCCCTGCGCTTCTCCGCAAGCCCGGAGGCAACTCACGTCCTACCCTTGAAAGTTTGGCCGTGCTTCCTCCCCCCTGGGCCTAATCGGGAGCCCTCCGCACGTCAGAAGGCCCACTGGCCCCCGGCATGGCCCCCTTCGCGGAGCACGTCCTGCACCCCGTTCCCTGCCCAGTTCCATCAGCGGGAGGAACTGGAGCGCCCTCCTAACGCCAGGTCCTCTTCCGCCAAAAGACGCAGGCGCAGATCTCTCACCTCGAAGGGCTGCGGTCCCCCAAGGCACTCCAGGGCAATCCTTCCTGGCCCAACCGTCTGATGATTGCGGACCGTCGCCACCACTAAGCCGTCCAGCCGGAATTCCGCGTACTGGCCATGGCAGATGAGCTGAAAGGGCGTCCACTCGCCGAAAAGAGCGGGCAGGACCCACCACGGCTGTCTTCGGCGAAACTGCAGGAGATTCTGGCGCTCCAGCTCCCGCGCCTGCATTTCGGCTACGTAGCCCGGCTGGACTTCGGAAACCCACCGGTATCGAATCGCTCCGGCGGGCTTGTCCGTTCTGCGGACGTAGCCTTGGAGCTCGAAGCCGTCGAACTCGTCGCCCGTCACCAGGTAACCTCTGCCGCCACTTCCGCGGATCACGCCGTTCTCCACCTGCCAGCTGGCAGCGCCGTGTACCACCCAGCCTTGGAGGGTATTTTCCGGCACCAAATTGCGCCACTGGACCTTGCCCGGTAGTTTCTTCAGGTAGATGTTGCGGAACACGGCATCTGAGCCGTGGTTTTGCAGCGCAATATAGCCGTCGCGGAATCGGAAGCGCAGGACCTCGTGCGACGACAGGTCGAGATCCTGTACCTCCACGCCGTTCAGCCAAACGCGGAGCCGCGGCCAGTCCATCTCGATGCGGTAATGGTTCCACTCCCCGGCTGGTTTGCTGGCGTTCTCTTTCGGCGCCACCACATCGTACACCGCTCCCGTGGAGTGAATGTCCGGCTTTTCCCCATGATCATCGAGAATCTGAAGCTCAAAACCTACACGGGACTGGCGACCGCTCAGGGGCGCGTGCAGGAACACGCCCGAATTCCCGCCGCGGGAGATCCGAAAGTCCAACTCCAGAACGAAGTTCTCGTAGGTTTCCCGGGTGTAGAGAGCGGGCACAGAGCGGTTCGAACCGTCCACCTCAATCACGCCGTCGCGCACGCGGAAACCGCCCGACGCCAGGTCCCCGATGGGCGCCCACCACCCAGTGAGATCGCGACCGTTGAACAGCGCCTCAAACCCTTCGGGCGGTTGTCCGTGCGCACGCCCGACCAATCCGGTGCCCGCCCACAAGAGGCAGATCAAGAGCCGAATCCGGAATCTGTCGTTCCTGAGCATCTCGCCTCCCTTGTGCAGATCTCAGTCGTCCACGCGCGATTACCGACCGTACCGGCTTTTCCCCCGCGCGGATCGGCCCACACAGGCGGTCCGATCCCCGGTCGAAGCCGCCCTTCATCACTTCGAGCCGGCCTCCAGATACCGCTCTGCCTCTCGCCGCAACTCTGCGTTGAGGGACTCCGGGTAATTCCTGGCGAGGAAACGGAACATGGCTCCCAGAAGGGCCTCGCGCCGGTCGCCGATCTCCCGGACGCGCTTGGCCTTGTCCTTGACGCCCTCAATGTCCTGCTTGATCAGGTCCGTCAGGCGGGAGGCCGCAAAGCCAGCCTCGGGCGTGCCAGGAAAACGCAGGACAAAGTCGTGGTAGACCGCAAAGCGGAGAGGCCAGACCGGCCAGAAGTCCTTCCAGGTCGTGTAGACCGTCTCGTCCACAAAGGAGCGCAGGTAGTCGTTCAGGTTCACACCCGGATTGCTCTCCAGGTAGGTGACGTACTTCTCGTGCTCCTCGAGGATCTCCTGGAGGATCCGGCTGCGTTCTTCTCCCTGGAATCTCTGGGCCTCGCGGTAAAGTTTCTGGATGCGGTCCACGTATTCCTTCGGGAGAAAGTGGGCCGGGACGGCTCGGTAGCGGACGATCCAGGACATCCACACGCTGACCGGCTTACTCCCTTTGCGCGCCGGCGCGAAGCGAAGGCCTTTTGCGTACTCCACCGCTGCGTCGTCCAGAATCTTGTGGCCAGAGGATTTCTTGACCCACGCCACCTCCACCTTCCCCTCTTCCGAGACGAGAAGGTAGAGGGTGACTGCCCCCTCAAGTCCCTGCTTGCGCGCTTCCTCGGGATACTGAGGCTCCACCTTCTCCAGGAGGACGGGCGGCTTCATCCCGGCGCACGCAAGAGCCAAGGCCAGCACCACACACCACATTGCCTTGCGCCCCATGGCTACCTCCGCCAATGGCTCATTTACCGTCTTGACGCAAACCTTTGCCCCCCTGTGCGCGTGCCGAGGGTCCGGAACCGGAAAAAAGGCTCGGCGGCGCTTCGGTTCGCCGCCGAGCCTGACGCGCGCAAGTCTTCGCGGCTGTCGATAGCTTTTCCCTTCACGCAGCCGCCGAGTCGATCATGCCATCATTTCATGTACAGGCCGATCGAGAATCGCTGCACGGAATCGAAG
Proteins encoded in this region:
- a CDS encoding DUF1080 domain-containing protein, with product MLRNDRFRIRLLICLLWAGTGLVGRAHGQPPEGFEALFNGRDLTGWWAPIGDLASGGFRVRDGVIEVDGSNRSVPALYTRETYENFVLELDFRISRGGNSGVFLHAPLSGRQSRVGFELQILDDHGEKPDIHSTGAVYDVVAPKENASKPAGEWNHYRIEMDWPRLRVWLNGVEVQDLDLSSHEVLRFRFRDGYIALQNHGSDAVFRNIYLKKLPGKVQWRNLVPENTLQGWVVHGAASWQVENGVIRGSGGRGYLVTGDEFDGFELQGYVRRTDKPAGAIRYRWVSEVQPGYVAEMQARELERQNLLQFRRRQPWWVLPALFGEWTPFQLICHGQYAEFRLDGLVVATVRNHQTVGPGRIALECLGGPQPFEVRDLRLRLLAEEDLALGGRSSSSR
- a CDS encoding LacI family transcriptional regulator — encoded protein: MSRERPRFATIEDVARRAGVSKMTVSRVIRGHASVRAETRERVLRAIEELDYFPNSTARALVNDVTTNVGLVVGHPPRFDDFFNYVAKGAELELARRGYSLILVMQQLDEGDLPMVVRQRKVDGLLLGGPEIRQTLIESLQAKHIPCVLLANRVDYPPVPSVCADDFGGAMAAVQHLVSLGHERIAFVGTRRTFYHVQERFRGYAVALKMAGLPVRPEWCVEVAYSQEEGRSASRELLEKPDRPTAIFYSGDLLALGGIEAARDLGLSVPGDVAVVGFDDIQTAALLDPPLTTVRVDKEEMGRLAVELLFEAMENPSAQPRAVKIPTELVIRRSCGAAIVGQ
- a CDS encoding energy transducer TonB → MGRKAMWCVVLALALACAGMKPPVLLEKVEPQYPEEARKQGLEGAVTLYLLVSEEGKVEVAWVKKSSGHKILDDAAVEYAKGLRFAPARKGSKPVSVWMSWIVRYRAVPAHFLPKEYVDRIQKLYREAQRFQGEERSRILQEILEEHEKYVTYLESNPGVNLNDYLRSFVDETVYTTWKDFWPVWPLRFAVYHDFVLRFPGTPEAGFAASRLTDLIKQDIEGVKDKAKRVREIGDRREALLGAMFRFLARNYPESLNAELRREAERYLEAGSK
- a CDS encoding fibronectin type III domain-containing protein → MRKGRAWIAALGIAALLCFVARAGAQDWRVMTVNYLNLCLDKQGATWGAGDGQMTAYFLTPFEKWIPPGQQADIGYHGVDKDFQTHVDAFGGRPMGGYVSWWAGAKNWTAPPAGQWNAGAEAVLRAGETYPIFLTDNGPVSLNSLIDQPYWDGTKIYYRRVGKPDVTVDGNSQIPVAFEPANTFTLDPSLKADGVLHAKWSHPLGLTFEAKWYAFTNVEYANFILCDVTITNTGDCAAAKPGIEKPGQTLQDLWIGLAQLLMPDEDWVVYAGQIYDGEHDHLLDYDPTTRTMWFWDGDAGDIPGDDQFDPRGGPQGTAEIPTGEYCSTTITGYRILHVSTSQSPTDDPGQPAVFRYVKYQDHLVPIMAPDKMPDAYNYLSGQDGKPPYMEGFSANPYQEVTPLAKYAPMLGFGPYNLGFGESIHIVYAMAAAHIPEARSIELGWKVKNQGYSAAAAKQEIYEGGKQLLWETLDRAAQVWSRFPNFNVPFPPDPPSITLRSGPEKAFIDWTPVAGAVKYRVYRAAGGVNNTRVYDRIWEGTGTHYEDTGLIPNFSYYYYVTAVDASGLESSHYFNRTNQAVVPFRAGLNRLDMVRVVPNPFNVRGGTYKEDAAHNTTGFNFDGGAREQNTIAFINLPPKCIIRIYNSVGDHIKTLEHTSGSAEERWWPSITDYNQYTASGVYFYTIEVTEGPLKGQVGKGKFVIIR
- a CDS encoding TonB-dependent receptor; this translates as MAAKRLLRVLSTLAVAVTCAGLSSLLLAGTTGKISGTVRDADTGEPLPGANVVIVGTQMGAATDENGFYFIIGVPPGTYTVRAQMIGYTPVEQTEVPVFVDRTTSLNFQLKATVIEVERALVVTAERELVRRDVSYTQTNISADIVQKLPTAYNLQQVLTTQVGVSADAEGLVIRRSDEREIAYVLDGMNLKDEQDTRPFDYLPKTNVQEIQLLTGSFDAEYGDARGGVVNVVSRTPGRKFFVNFEGQISPLIGGDDPDHPGLKHFGPYIYSDKNWWEYGRYAWNDGKPSADRDGNGKPDFDGWEAWAAKNKFHNQKLSAWEAFQVWRWQHRSEDGKGNVLYNDAKFGTVDALYDSWTIHRGPLNYYGYNPDWNFDLTIGGPVPFYDRMSFVATHRREYTMYPFFVAMPYMEVSTTSLKLIHQFGADKRLMVQDMYSDVRDVHWGDYEPYRTAQSGSVARIFSAYNSNEFVYAHDSRIVPMGRYYNFLGATWTHTLSPKTFYEVRAQYTRARKFKIPNLRERNLGAVISIGPVTLDEAPKGWAYQKGDDRDILNLYRLRGEGDGRGLYLGTDKTVFLSGDLTSQITNNHQIKLGFQWQYDDIFEQNGYTENYLYLVNEAFRKYGPDLRPNTGDEPGAPGDQANFHDVHVFQWYGAAYVRDRMEYGGMILNIGLRVDAFQPFHNWYDRNDIFYPGGASYWNLQYLNYGPVADKAGKNYYGLKPDTHPPLQVRVSPRLGVSHPIGPQSKIYFNYGHFYQKPSREYLYRVQLGYDEPLEEMGNPWLRMPRTIQFEAGYEQNLFRDWVITLRSYYKDVTDELDNLSLRARDGHSHDYAINANARDIKGIEFEVAKRYGRYITGFANVEYNREKVSRYGWSNLYDPESGQAATDPTYMSYLRTVSNPDVNVQYPGSWAAKFSLSLVLPPEFGFGPMFLGSRPLGNWFFSVYHTWRQGAPYTWNPDALASLRGVYNHRFKDYNWTDLHVEKRFTVAGINAGLYMEIWNLFNVKNLRYTNVDSWSDLMSRQDRGNERVARLAYAQQIFKQGKKWGDEVDEKYMPQRYYIFYGMPRDYWFGLRLYF
- a CDS encoding alpha-N-arabinofuranosidase, giving the protein MAATESLFGQSAPEPQVLRIVVQADQADVTISRHIFGHFAEHLGRCIYGGFWVQDKSGNWGFNEPVIEALRRIRVPNLRWPGGCFADYYHWRDGIGPRAQRPRMVNAVWGGVTEDNSFGTHEYMELVRRLGAEPMIVGNLGSGTVAEMADWWEYVNHPGGSTLAELRKKNGHPEPFRVRFWGVGNESWGCGGNMTPEYYCDLLRRYATFLRPMAEVKPFVIAVGPGSEDYRWTEVVMREAGRHIAALDFHHYTLNGTWEKKGSATQFTEAEWFELMERALRMDELLTRHSTIMDHYDPRRRVALMVGEWGTWHEVEPGTNPAFLYQQNTLRDALVAGLHLNLFIKHAERVRMANLAQTVNVLQAVVLTEGGKLVLTPTYHVFDLYSVHQDAKRLPINVEGGVYRYGESQLPAISAAASEDAAGKVHLTLVNIDPHKGRTLRVEFRGREFKRVAGRILTAQAMNAHNTFENPEAVKPSDFVGAQFEGRDLSVELPPKSVVALELE
- a CDS encoding PorV/PorQ family protein, whose translation is MRRAILIAAVLTGLGLVLAGPVMAQKLKIIQMIDDLADWKRAGQAAMPFLRLGAGARSMGMADAALGLRGDPATLFYNPAGLAYVNGRAVMVSNMDWLIDTKIMAGAAAVNLGSLGVVGASFMYYDYGDPIPATEIDAGKLGGYGDIGTLEPSQYMFGFAYARQISDRFAIGGQVKVAHEDLLGGTGVKTRIAYQRPDGSWKQDAHDAKRTVFALDFGTSYDTGFRGLILAFAFRNFGQDVKYERESYDLPL